From the genome of Spirosomataceae bacterium TFI 002, one region includes:
- a CDS encoding carbonic anhydrase, producing the protein MESYKKLLAENKRWAEAQALVDPMFFTQMAAGQSPEFLWIGCADSRAPADKITNTQPGQIFVHRNVANLVLHNDFNMLSVLQYAVEVLKVKHIMVVGHYGCGGVKASMSNDDLGLINKWVRNIKDVYQKHNDELEAIEDETAKTNRLCELNVVEQTRNLVKTTIVQKAWANGHKVHIHGWILQLDSGLIKQIFEVAPGDLSVVEPIYRYNITPTEKES; encoded by the coding sequence ATGGAATCATATAAAAAACTTTTAGCAGAAAATAAAAGGTGGGCAGAAGCACAAGCTTTGGTAGATCCAATGTTCTTCACTCAAATGGCAGCAGGTCAAAGTCCTGAGTTTTTGTGGATAGGTTGTGCAGATAGTCGTGCTCCTGCAGATAAAATCACCAATACTCAACCAGGGCAAATCTTTGTACATAGAAATGTTGCGAACCTTGTCCTTCACAATGACTTCAATATGCTAAGTGTGTTGCAATACGCTGTTGAGGTACTCAAAGTGAAGCACATTATGGTTGTGGGTCATTATGGCTGTGGTGGAGTAAAAGCTTCTATGTCAAATGATGATTTAGGACTTATCAATAAGTGGGTGCGTAACATCAAGGATGTTTACCAAAAACATAATGACGAGCTTGAAGCAATCGAAGATGAAACTGCTAAAACAAATAGACTTTGCGAATTAAACGTGGTAGAGCAAACACGTAATTTGGTTAAAACTACAATTGTTCAAAAAGCTTGGGCAAATGGACATAAGGTTCATATACACGGATGGATTTTGCAATTAGACTCAGGTTTAATTAAGCAAATCTTTGAAGTGGCACCTGGTGATTTATCAGTAGTAGAGCCTATTTACAGGTACAATATTACGCCAACAGAGAAAGAGAGTTAA